The Fusobacterium sp. genome segment CTTTTATCATTTCCTTTATAATTATCAGCTATTACTAAAGCTGCACCTTTATCAAGTACATCATCTACATAGCTGTTTCCATTATTTATAGCAAAAAACAAATCCCCTTTTTGAACTTTTCTACTGTCCATAACAACATGAGCTATTTCATTTTTTCCAACTACACTCTTTATTCCAAATATTTCATCCAGAATATTAAAAAGTATTTTCATTTTATCATTCCTTTTCCTTTTAAATACCTTTATTTTATCATTAAAAACTTTTGTATACAAGAATTTTCATAATTATTTCAAACTTAATGCAAAATCATAGAGAGAATCAAAAATATCTATTTTTCTATCTCCAATTTTTTCCAGTGTCTCCATTCCATGTCCTGTTTTTACAAGGATAGGAGTAAGGCCAGCTCTGCTTCCTGCATCTATATCTGCAATAGTATCTCCCACCATAAAAGAAACTCTTCTATCAATATCAAATTCTTTTATTGCTGCTTCCAACATTCCTGTGTTTGGTTTTCTGCATATACAATCAATTTTATATTTTCCTACGCCATTTTCTGGATGATGAGGGCAGTAATAGAATTTCTCTATTATAACTCCCTGTTTTTCCAATTCTTTTTTTATATATTCATTTAATTTCTCAAGATCTTTCTCTGTATAATACCCTCTTGCTATTCCTGACTGGTTAGTTACAACTGCCATAGTGTATCCTAAAGAGGAAAATATTTTCAAAGCTTCCACTACATTTTTCTCAAATTCAAAATCTTCTATTTTATGAAGGTAATCTTTTTCAACGTTTATAGTTCCATCTCTATCCAATAAAATTGCTTTCTTCATTTATAACTTCCTTTATTTCTTTATATTTTTTCGGAGTATATTTTCTGAATGTTTTATTCTCTCTTTCAGTAAAAAACAACCACTTAAAATGATACATTATATTTTATTGTTTGTACATAATTTTTTTCAAAAAATAAAAAAAGCTTGGCAAGTACCTATCCTCCCGGGAGGCTTCCCTCCAAGTACTTTCAGCGTTTACGGGCTTAACTTCTGGGTTCGGTATGGGACCAGGTGT includes the following:
- the gmhB gene encoding D-glycero-beta-D-manno-heptose 1,7-bisphosphate 7-phosphatase; translation: MKKAILLDRDGTINVEKDYLHKIEDFEFEKNVVEALKIFSSLGYTMAVVTNQSGIARGYYTEKDLEKLNEYIKKELEKQGVIIEKFYYCPHHPENGVGKYKIDCICRKPNTGMLEAAIKEFDIDRRVSFMVGDTIADIDAGSRAGLTPILVKTGHGMETLEKIGDRKIDIFDSLYDFALSLK